One Salvelinus fontinalis isolate EN_2023a chromosome 11, ASM2944872v1, whole genome shotgun sequence DNA window includes the following coding sequences:
- the si:ch73-335l21.1 gene encoding insulin receptor substrate 1-B, protein MECQPPDPQSYEDVRKNGYLRKQKSMHRRYFVLRTASERGPARLEYYESEKKFRGKTPVPKKALVLETCFNINKRADAKNKHMIVLYTRAESFAIAAENEADQDEWYQAMVELQCKSKTPTTDTGAGGDYGVPTPGPAFKEVWQVKVWPKGLGQAKNLVGVYRLCLTDKTVNFVKLNSDAAAVVLQLMNVRRCGHSENFFFVEVGRSAVTGPGEFWMQVDDSVVAQNMHETLLEAMKALSEEFRQRSKSQSNSGPGGGATASNPISVPSRRHHPNPPPSQVGFTRRPRTEPPGGSGTGGNSANASPTPRHSFPRSGTASDGGKGEEGVGGACGGVGQSSSPTTNGSSSTTPILRSKLARSASTPTKNNSLSLMRSVSTPAPSPAPSLSSSSSHGSEFGVVVAATGGGGGAAGTGAYSRLPSHNASVSGSPSDYGSSDEYGSSPGEHSAPSPNMPGGSARSGHYQSLDDEAANYILMGQRGGAVAPTSGSLPAGASSSAPSHQPQTRRVLRRSSSRECEAERRLLSKRASLPPMALERLAPRPHRGEEEQDEDAADYAIMSRSTSGDSFTTCVSSQRDSEMSPGGGGYLDVAVELVGSGGIVRDNGYMSMLPGGVTQPPVSLTHSLSVSVADSESKPADDYMAMTPNNSVSPPQQIRPPPGSGDGYMMMSPNSSCSPDQRGCLGGVTWVDSSSADSRAGSDYMNMSPISIRSANSSPPPPEQPPQTDYHPSLQAPKMVYSYYSLPRSYKHTPPGGHFEDGPGRGRRPNGSSDVRGVGRAVVVRQDPNLGAVQGRHLSLSSSSYSSSSASSESLGENEDRALQGAGSSGGGAHSKDMGLLQQRRAAPKQGQQGGPRTRPVSLFVDVSKANTLPRVRENPLPPEPKSPGEYVSIEFKGDKSTRGGPGGGGGRGLRHGMSLPHGSSQRPSHRPASCLGGFLPLSRSPSTPQTPLTPLTPPSASEYVNMDLRPSPSPSPLSLTPLSFPSFPTPPTPPPMILAPKARDEYRVALQQQGGPEGAEAGPRTNRQTTHVVVTQSESPTSCGDYTEMAFSLKNNTVPSSTSNNTFPKAPSPGRPDPPVPVVTLGLDFPLPKPGPNPDHRAKVIRADPQGRRRHCSETFLNPPPLPPPSSNSSSAASLFPEQAQAVVRRLGFEGMLWGNGVSAEHLPSQFLHPGPGLPAAQALSMEQGLNYIDLDLANKESLHSALDGSSTVQAIPPRLYSSVLNGGVGVSGAGIGGSGDSNLNTYASIDFYKSEELRTHPNGNKDGTEC, encoded by the exons GTAAGACGCCTACTACTGACACAGGTGCTGGAGGGGACTACGGCGTGCCCACCCCAGGCCCTGCCTTCAAGGAGGTGTGGCAGGTCAAGGTGTGGCCTAAAGGGCTGGGTCAGGCCAAGAACCTGGTGGGTGTCTACCGGCTGTGCCTGACCGACAAGACGGTCAACTTTGTCAAGCTCAACTCGGACGCGGCCGCCGTGGTCCTGCAGTTGATGAATGTGCGCCGCTGCGGTCACTCTGAAAACTTCTTCTTTGTGGAGGTTGGTCGCTCTGCGGTCACGGGCCCCGGGGAATTCTGGATGCAG GTGGATGACTCGGTGGTGGCCCAGAACATGCATGAGACCCTACTGGAAGCCATGAAAGCCCTGAGTGAGGAATTCCGCCAACGCAGCAAGTCACAGTCCAATTCTGGGCCAGGTGGGGGAGCCACTGCCTCCAACCCCATCAGCGTCCCCTCGCGACGCcaccaccccaaccctccccccAGCCAGGTGGGCTTCACCCGTAGGCCTCGCACCGAGCCGCCCGGAGGGTCTGGAACTGGCGGCAACAGCGCCAATGCATCACCCACCCCCCGCCACAGTTTCCCCAGGTCAGGCACAGCCAGCGACGGGGGTAAAGGAGAAGAAGGCGTGGGGGGAGCGTGTGGAGGTGTAGGTCAGAGTTCCAGTCCTACCACCAATGGGTCCTCCTCCACTACGCCCATCCTCAGGTCCAAGTTGGCCCGTTCTGCCTCCACCCCAACCAAGAACAACTCCCTGAGCCTGATGCGCTCCGTCTCCACCCCAGCCCCCTCCCCGGCTCCAAGCTTGTCCTCCAGCTCCAGCCACGGCTCTGAGTTTGGAGTAGTGGTGGCTGCAaccggaggaggtggaggagcagcAGGGACCGGTGCCTACAGCCGTCTCCCCTCCCACAACGCCTCTGTGTCGGGCTCCCCCAGCGATTATGGCTCCTCGGATGAATACGGCTCCAGCCCTGGGGAGCACTCTGCCCCCTCCCCCAACATGCCTGGAGGGTCAGCCAGGTCAGGTCATTATCAATCCCTGGACGACGAGGCTGCTAACTACATCCTAATGGGCCAGCGTGGTGGTGCTGTAGCTCCAACATCTGGCTCTCTGCCTGCTGGAGCATCCAGCTCAGCCCCTTCCCACCAGCCCCAGACCAGGAGGGTCCTGCGGCGCTCCTCTAGCCGGGAATGTGAAGCCGAGAGGCGGTTGCTGAGCAAGCGGGCATCCCTGCCTCCCATGGCCCTGGAGCGCCTGGCCCCTCGACCCCacaggggggaggaggagcaggatgaAGACGCGGCGGACTACGCCATCATGTCCCGCAGCACCAGCGGGGATTCCTTCACCACCTGCGTCTCCTCACAAAGAGACTCTGAGATGAGCCCCGGTGGAGGGGGATACCTGGACGTGGCTGTAGAGTTGGTTGGTAGTGGAGGTATAGTGCGGGATAACGGCTATATGTCCATGCTACCGGGAGGAGTTACCCAACCTCCAGTCTCCCTCACCCACTCGCTTTCCGTCTCTGTCGCCGACTCGGAGTCCAAGCCAGCGGATGACTACATGGCCATGACGCCTAACAACAGCGTGTCCCCCCCTCAGCAGATCCGGCCCCCTCCTGGCTCCGGCGACGGCTACATGATGATGTCACCCAACAGCAGCTGCTCTCCGGACCAGCGTGGCTGCCTGGGAGGTGTGACCTGGGTGGACAGCAGTAGTGCCGACAGCCGGGCGGGCAGCGACTACATGAACATGTCCCCCATCAGCATCCGCTCGGCCAACAGTAGCCCCCCTCCCCCCGAGCAACCCCCTCAGACAGACTACCACCCCTCACTGCAGGCCCCCAAGATGGTCTACTCCTACTACTCACTTCCCCGCTCCTACAAACACACGCCACCTGGTGGACACTTTGAGGACGGTCCTGGCCGAGGCAGGAGGCCCAATGGGAGCAGTGATGTTAGAGGAGTTGGCAGGGCGGTGGTGGTTCGTCAGGACCCCAATTTGGGTGCAGTCCAAGGTCGCcacctgtccctctcctcgtccTCATACTCCTCCAGCTCTGCCAGCAGTGAGAGCCTAGGGGAGAACGAGGACAGGGCTCTCCAGGGAGCAGGGTCCTCAGGTGGGGGAGCTCACTCTAAAGACATGGGGCTCCTCCAGCAGAGACGGGCAGCCCCCAAGCAGGGCCAGCAGGGGGGCCCCAGGACCCGGCCTGTCAGCCTGTTTGTGGACGTGTCCAAAGCCAACACCCTCCCCAGGGTCCGTGAGAACCCCCTCCCCCCGGAGCCCAAGAGCCCAGGGGAGTACGTCAGCATTGAATTCAAGGGTGACAAAAGCAccagaggagggccaggaggtgggggagggaggggactCAGACATGGGATGTCCCTGCCTCACGGCTCCAGCCAGCGCCCTTCACACCGGCCCGCCTCTTGCCTGGGGGGGTTCCTGCCCCTCTCCCGAAGCCCCTCCACCCCCCAGACCCCCCTCAcgcccctcacccctccatccgCCTCAGAATATGTCAACATGGACCTGCGGCCCTCAccgtccccctctcccctctccctgacACCACTGAGCTTCCCCTCCTTCCCCACCCCACCAACGCCCCCTCCAATGATCCTGGCCCCCAAGGCCCGCGACGAGTACAGGGTGGCCCTTCAGCAGCAAGGTGGGCCAGAGGGTGCTGAAGCGGGGCCcaggacaaacagacagactACCCATGTAGTGGTGACTCAATCAGAGTCCCCTACCTCCTGCGGGGACTATACAGAGATGGCCTTCAGCCTGAAAAACAACACCGTCCCCAGCTCCACGTCCAACAACACCTTCCCCAAAGCCCCCTCCCCAGGCAGGCCCGATCCCCCAGTCCCTGTCGTCACCCTGGGCCTGGACTTCCCCTTGCCTAAACCTGGGCCCAACCCGGACCACAGGGCTAAAGTGATCCGGGCCGACCCCCAGGGCCGCAGGCGCCACTGCTCCGAAACCTtcctcaaccccccccctcttcctcccccctcctccaactCCTCCTCTGCTGCCTCTCTCTTCCCGGAGCAAGCCCAGGCCGTGGTTCGCCGGCTTGGGTTTGAGGGCATGCTGTGGGGGAATGGAGTGTCGGCCGAGCATCTCCCCTCGCAGTTCCTCCACCCTGGGCCTGGCCTACCCGCTGCCCAGGCTTTGTCCATGGAGCAAGGCCTTAACTATATAGACTTGGACTTGGCCAACAAAGAGAGCCTTCATTCAGCCTTAGACGGGTCCTCAACCGTACAGGCTATCCCCCCTCGCCTCTACTCGTCCGTACTgaatgggggggtgggggtgtccGGGGCGGGTATCGGGGGCAGTGGAGACTCCAACCTCAACACCTATGCCAGCATTGACTTCTACAAGTCAGAAGAGCTGCGGACGCATCCGAACGGAAACAAAGACGGTACAG